One bacterium genomic region harbors:
- a CDS encoding AbrB/MazE/SpoVT family DNA-binding domain-containing protein, with translation MKTIRTTKMSTKGQVVIPEEVRIELGLKPGENFVVVGRDDTVILKKISAPRMQEFGPLLREARRQAKAAGLKHSDVGKAIKRARRNMAG, from the coding sequence ATGAAAACTATCCGAACTACAAAGATGTCTACAAAAGGCCAGGTTGTCATTCCTGAAGAAGTGAGAATTGAGTTAGGGTTGAAGCCCGGAGAAAATTTCGTTGTAGTTGGGCGAGACGATACTGTAATTCTCAAGAAGATCAGTGCTCCCAGAATGCAAGAGTTTGGCCCGCTGCTTCGAGAGGCCCGTCGACAGGCAAAAGCAGCCGGCTTAAAGCATTCTGATGTAGGTAAGGCCATTAAGCGTGCGAGACGCAATATGGCAGGCTGA